Proteins encoded within one genomic window of Oncorhynchus tshawytscha isolate Ot180627B linkage group LG02, Otsh_v2.0, whole genome shotgun sequence:
- the LOC112220066 gene encoding protein SAND produces the protein MAVYVHNKGIPWEVQQNGTLAPVDRLRNERSESPTPGLVVGTEPGAGQESAMFVHAQSFEDLTADSEPTTEPEPEGETVLGESAEEAALCLGAEQVTQEEQQPEVEEECPENRSKEEDVCSEVWRSHRKHVFVLSEAGKPIYTRYGTEEALSSTMGVMMALVSVVEADKNIIRSIHADGYKVVFLRKTPLVLVGVSRTCQSDRELTRELQYIYYQIVSLLTLTQLNHIFQHKQNYDLRRLLAGSEHLTDNLLRLLDRDPGLLLSAVTCLPLASSTRDLVSSSLQAAKAKSLVFSILLAGDRLVTLVRKKDQYLHHMDLHLLFNLVGSSSSFREGEGWTPICLPKFNTAGFFHAHISYLEPASDLCLILVSTDREDFFNLSDCKRRFLERLSRRTAYQSLKEALKCPSYSVTQVSIPELRHFLYKSKSSGLYTSPELPLPYQSLEDQERLMGLYQYLHSRLHQPTRPLRSIYRCGETENLLAWVTSGFELYLCFSPLGTKAMAVAAVNKLLKWIRREEDRLFILSPLTY, from the exons ATGGCTGTATATGTCCACAACAAGGGTATACCGTGGGAGGTCCAGCAGAATGGCACCCTGGCACCAGTGGACCGTCTCCGCAACGAGAGGTCTGAAAGCCCCACTCCAGGCCTGGTGGTGGGCACAGAACCAG GTGCTGGCCAGGAGAGTGCCATGTTTGTTCATGCACAGTCCTTTGAGGACCTGACTGCTGACAGTGAGCCGACTACTGAGCCAGAACCTGAAGGAGAGACTGTGCTTGGAGAGTCAGCAGAGGAGGCGGCTCTATGTCTGGGGGCTGAGCAGGTGACCCAGGAGGAACAGCAGccggaggtagaggaggagtgcCCAGAGAACAGGAGTAAGGAAGAGGATGTGTGCAGTGAGGTCTGGCGTAGCCACAGGAAGCATGTGTTTGTACTGAGCGAGGCAGGCAAGCCCATCTACACCCGCTACGGCACAGAGGAAGCCCTCTCCAGCACCATGGGGGTCATGATGGCACTGGTCTCTGTCGTGGAGGCAGATAAGAATATCATCCGCTCCATTCACGCAG ACGGTTACAAAGTGGTGTTCCTTCGCAAAACTCCTCTGGTCCTGGTGGGTGTATCCCGGAcctgtcagtcagacagagagcTGACGCGTGAGTTGCAATACATCTACTACCAGATTGTCAGCCTGCTCACCCTCACCCAGCTCAACCACATCTTCCAGCATAAGCAGAACTACGACCTGCGCCGCCTACTGGCAGGCTCCGAGCACCTCACTGACAACCTGCTGCGTCTGCTGGACCGCGACCCGGGCCTGCTCCTCAGTGCTGTCACCTGCCTCCCCCTGGCCAGCTCCACCCGCGACCTGGTCTCCTCCAGCCTTCAGGCCGCCAAGGCCAAGAGCTTGGTCTTCTCCATCCTCTTGGCTGGGGACCGTCTGGTCACACTGGTGCGCAAGAAGGACCAGTACCTGCACCACATGGACCTGCACCTGCTCTTCAACCTGGTGGGCTCCTCGTCATCTTTCCGCGAGGGCGAAGGCTGGACACCCATCTGCCTCCCTAAATTCAACACTGCTGGCTTCTTCCATGCCCACATCTCCTACCTGGAGCCTGCCTCTGACCTCTGCCTCATCCTGGTGTCCACCGACCGGGAagacttctttaacctgtctgatTGCAAGCGCCGCTTCCTGGAGCGGCTGAGCCGACGCACTGCCTACCAGTCCCTGAAGGAGGCACTGAAGTGCCCCAGCTACTCTGTCACCCAAGTCAGCATCCCAGAGCTCAGACACTTTCTGTACAAGTCCAAGAGCTCAGGGCTCTACACTAG CCCTGAGCTGCCCTTGCCATACCAATCTTTAGAGGACCAGGAGAGGCTGATGGGATTGTACCAGTACCTCCACAGCCGCTTGCACCAACCGACACGTCCCCTGCGCTCCATCTACCGCTGTGGAGAGACTGAGAACTTGCTGGCCTGG GTGACCAGTGGCTTTGAGCTCTACCTCTGTTTCAGTCCTCTTGGGACCAAGGCCATGGCCGTGGCTGCTGTTAATAAGCTGCTGAAGTGGATCAGGAGGGAGGAGGACCGCCTCTTCATCCTTAGTCCCCTGACATACTGA
- the LOC121838846 gene encoding E3 ubiquitin-protein ligase TRAIP-like, whose translation MLSAYVERTRSVRTTDQLFVSLDCGHDYDSILPDRQASAGICGGTFNTRCGCVLGSTERSACPQCRKQVRIRHINRLFFDIHGEEEGSSADPESLQNELNGMKAVLSTKETRWTD comes from the exons ATGCTGTCTGCCTATGTGGAGCGGACACGGTCAGTGAGAACAACAGACCAGCTCTTTGTCTCACTGGATTGTGGACACGATTACGACAGCATACTGCCTGACCGGCAGGCCAGTGCTGGGATCTGTGGTGGCACATTCAACACAAGGTGTGGCTGTGTCCTGGGCTCTACTGAGAGGAGTGCCTgtccacaatgtagaaaacag GTTAGGATCAGACACATCAACAGGTTGTTCTTTGACATTCATGGTGAAGAAGAGGGATCCTCTGCTGACCCAGAGAGTTTGCAG AATGAGCTCAATGGAATGAAAGCTGTTTTAAGTACCAAAG